In Mustela nigripes isolate SB6536 chromosome 2, MUSNIG.SB6536, whole genome shotgun sequence, a single window of DNA contains:
- the BTLA gene encoding B- and T-lymphocyte attenuator isoform X2: MKTLPGMFGIGKLCLVFVLIPHLSIWSINGEKSCKEQLHVKRHSIYTVSAGKSFDLKCPVKYCTNRPDVIWCKLEGKSCLSFRNKHHTYTSWDKKENISAFILHFNRVLPDDNGSYRCSANLSSGLVESHSITINVTEWTRNNSEYPLITSTHISDTTSASGPPSAQVTDERQWMLYSLLPLGALILLIICFYLFCCLRRHQEQKKSSDTARREVNLVDIPQPFRSEQTEVGTRQNPQTLPSETSTYDNEPWFRVQEESEVYSNPCLEENKQSIVYASLNHSVTGINPRQPRNAKEAPTEYAAICVRS; encoded by the exons ATGAAGACATTGCCTGGCATGTTTGGAATTGGGAAATTGTGCCTGGTATTCGTCCTAATCCCACATCTGAGCATCTGGAGTATCAACG GTGAAAAATCATGTAAAGAACAACTGCATGTAAAGAGACATTCCATATACACTGTCTCAGCAGGGAAATCATTTGATCTGAAATGCCCTGTGAAATACTGTACTAACAGACCTGACGTAATCTGGTGCAAACTCGAAGGAAAAAGCTGTTTATCTTTTAGGAATAAACATCATACATACACAAGTTGGGACAAAAAGGAGAATATTTCAGCttttattctgcattttaatCGTGTGCTGCCTGATGATAATGGGTCATACCGCTGTTCTGCGAATCTTTCATCTGGACTTGTTGAAAGCCATTCAATTACCATTAATGTGACAG aatGGACTAGAAATAATTCCGAATACCCTCTGATAA CATCGACTCACATTTCAGATACAACCAGTGCCTCAGGACCACCCTCTGCACAAGTGACAGATGAAAGACAATGGATGCTTTATAGTCTGCTTCCTTTAGGAGCATTGATTCTGCTTATTATCTGTTTCTACCTATTCTGCTGCCTTCGAAGGCACCAAG AACAAAAGAAGTCTTCTGATACAGCAAGAAGGGAAGTTAACCTG gtTGATATTCCTCAGCCCTTTAGGAGTGAGCAAACTGAAGTGGGAACCAGGCAAAATCCCCAAACACTGCCATCAGAGACTAGTACTTATGATAATGAGCCCTGGTTCAGGGTCCAGGAAGAGTCTGAAGTTTATTCTAACCCATGTCTGGAGGAAAACAAACAGAGCATTGTTTATGCCTCCCTGAACCATTCTGTCACTGGAATAAACCCAAGACAACCAAGGAATGCGAAAGAGGCACCCACAGAATATGCAGCCATATGTGTAAGGAGTTAA
- the BTLA gene encoding B- and T-lymphocyte attenuator isoform X3 produces MKTLPGMFGIGKLCLVFVLIPHLSIWSINGEKSCKEQLHVKRHSIYTVSAGKSFDLKCPVKYCTNRPDVIWCKLEGKSCLSFRNKHHTYTSWDKKENISAFILHFNRVLPDDNGSYRCSANLSSGLVESHSITINVTEWTRNNSEYPLINTTSASGPPSAQVTDERQWMLYSLLPLGALILLIICFYLFCCLRRHQAEQKKSSDTARREVNLVDIPQPFRSEQTEVGTRQNPQTLPSETSTYDNEPWFRVQEESEVYSNPCLEENKQSIVYASLNHSVTGINPRQPRNAKEAPTEYAAICVRS; encoded by the exons ATGAAGACATTGCCTGGCATGTTTGGAATTGGGAAATTGTGCCTGGTATTCGTCCTAATCCCACATCTGAGCATCTGGAGTATCAACG GTGAAAAATCATGTAAAGAACAACTGCATGTAAAGAGACATTCCATATACACTGTCTCAGCAGGGAAATCATTTGATCTGAAATGCCCTGTGAAATACTGTACTAACAGACCTGACGTAATCTGGTGCAAACTCGAAGGAAAAAGCTGTTTATCTTTTAGGAATAAACATCATACATACACAAGTTGGGACAAAAAGGAGAATATTTCAGCttttattctgcattttaatCGTGTGCTGCCTGATGATAATGGGTCATACCGCTGTTCTGCGAATCTTTCATCTGGACTTGTTGAAAGCCATTCAATTACCATTAATGTGACAG aatGGACTAGAAATAATTCCGAATACCCTCTGATAA ATACAACCAGTGCCTCAGGACCACCCTCTGCACAAGTGACAGATGAAAGACAATGGATGCTTTATAGTCTGCTTCCTTTAGGAGCATTGATTCTGCTTATTATCTGTTTCTACCTATTCTGCTGCCTTCGAAGGCACCAAG cAGAACAAAAGAAGTCTTCTGATACAGCAAGAAGGGAAGTTAACCTG gtTGATATTCCTCAGCCCTTTAGGAGTGAGCAAACTGAAGTGGGAACCAGGCAAAATCCCCAAACACTGCCATCAGAGACTAGTACTTATGATAATGAGCCCTGGTTCAGGGTCCAGGAAGAGTCTGAAGTTTATTCTAACCCATGTCTGGAGGAAAACAAACAGAGCATTGTTTATGCCTCCCTGAACCATTCTGTCACTGGAATAAACCCAAGACAACCAAGGAATGCGAAAGAGGCACCCACAGAATATGCAGCCATATGTGTAAGGAGTTAA
- the BTLA gene encoding B- and T-lymphocyte attenuator isoform X1 yields MKTLPGMFGIGKLCLVFVLIPHLSIWSINGEKSCKEQLHVKRHSIYTVSAGKSFDLKCPVKYCTNRPDVIWCKLEGKSCLSFRNKHHTYTSWDKKENISAFILHFNRVLPDDNGSYRCSANLSSGLVESHSITINVTEWTRNNSEYPLITSTHISDTTSASGPPSAQVTDERQWMLYSLLPLGALILLIICFYLFCCLRRHQAEQKKSSDTARREVNLVDIPQPFRSEQTEVGTRQNPQTLPSETSTYDNEPWFRVQEESEVYSNPCLEENKQSIVYASLNHSVTGINPRQPRNAKEAPTEYAAICVRS; encoded by the exons ATGAAGACATTGCCTGGCATGTTTGGAATTGGGAAATTGTGCCTGGTATTCGTCCTAATCCCACATCTGAGCATCTGGAGTATCAACG GTGAAAAATCATGTAAAGAACAACTGCATGTAAAGAGACATTCCATATACACTGTCTCAGCAGGGAAATCATTTGATCTGAAATGCCCTGTGAAATACTGTACTAACAGACCTGACGTAATCTGGTGCAAACTCGAAGGAAAAAGCTGTTTATCTTTTAGGAATAAACATCATACATACACAAGTTGGGACAAAAAGGAGAATATTTCAGCttttattctgcattttaatCGTGTGCTGCCTGATGATAATGGGTCATACCGCTGTTCTGCGAATCTTTCATCTGGACTTGTTGAAAGCCATTCAATTACCATTAATGTGACAG aatGGACTAGAAATAATTCCGAATACCCTCTGATAA CATCGACTCACATTTCAGATACAACCAGTGCCTCAGGACCACCCTCTGCACAAGTGACAGATGAAAGACAATGGATGCTTTATAGTCTGCTTCCTTTAGGAGCATTGATTCTGCTTATTATCTGTTTCTACCTATTCTGCTGCCTTCGAAGGCACCAAG cAGAACAAAAGAAGTCTTCTGATACAGCAAGAAGGGAAGTTAACCTG gtTGATATTCCTCAGCCCTTTAGGAGTGAGCAAACTGAAGTGGGAACCAGGCAAAATCCCCAAACACTGCCATCAGAGACTAGTACTTATGATAATGAGCCCTGGTTCAGGGTCCAGGAAGAGTCTGAAGTTTATTCTAACCCATGTCTGGAGGAAAACAAACAGAGCATTGTTTATGCCTCCCTGAACCATTCTGTCACTGGAATAAACCCAAGACAACCAAGGAATGCGAAAGAGGCACCCACAGAATATGCAGCCATATGTGTAAGGAGTTAA